In the genome of Mercurialis annua linkage group LG8, ddMerAnnu1.2, whole genome shotgun sequence, the window tctccgtttcttcattctcggaggttctttattttatttcagaataaatgagtcgaactatttttgaactcttagaccgcagtagtaggattggtatttatgtcttagtcttatacGTTTATAtcttagactattgtttgttggattggtccaactattacattatcgcttttggcatgattacagtgtttatggcatttatattatattgccatgttgGAGTTTATTTGAGATTAAACGTacttaaatatatgttgtttatatgtactgctagactaggttggagtctcggttgcccccgagcatgtggttttatgcaggtacattgttgtgtatggtatttatctgttatccgcaaggcttgctacgggttttggtacgaccatacctataccctagcgccggtcacgattcatgaaaatgggtcgtgacagtgtgTTAATGTGAGAATCTCATattggttcggttcgatttcggcactttttttttaatttttggttacTCAATCCTTTTATATTATGTGACTTTTCATTTTTGTAATAATGGCCACGTTTGTTATGcaaatgaattttattaattgctaaTTAAATTTGTGTCTCCTTCCTCTCTTCCTATAAATACAACCTTTGttttcatttgaaaacatattaaaaactagaGCTCTCTCTGAGTTAAGAAGAAAACACGAACATCTTTTGCTGATAAATTGAACTTCTGctgattatttttatgatttttgagCAATATTTGGGGTGTACTCAAAACGGTACACCGTGCAATGATCATCGTATTATAAATATGTGATTGTTTTGCCCTAAAAACGGCGTGATTGATAGGTTGTTTTGCACCTCTGGACAGAGCCGCGAAATGTAATAAAGAGAGTGACCTAGTCGACGACCCAGTTAGATTTACCATTGGTAATTCGTTCCAATTTTCTATAAACTGTTtgaataaattatctaattatttatttgaacaaTTTCAACAAGTTCTTTTAGATATAAAACGCCGTCGTTTTAATCAAAACGATGATATTTTTATGCAGTTTCATTCATGAAAGGACCATAAATACATACTAAATAGTTAACATTAAAAATTAGTgaaataaaagataatagtataAGAACATTATGACTAATTTAgcttttatattttgttagaGGATTTGCAAACAATACTATATAAATGTTGAAGCATTTTATTCCatataatctttattttttttttatttataattacttgAAATTAATGAGAGATATTTAGTTTATGAACACCAAAAGCAATAAATCCTTTTTTAGGCTTTTACAATAATCATGTATGGATATATATAGAATGATAAGATTGTTATGGCTCATTTTATAAGCTATACTTATATggcagaaaaaaaaaagaactatcAATAGATAGAAAAATTACAAGAACCTTTCTACAATAACTACAATCTCTTTCACTTTGCAAAAAAgactaaattatgaaatttactaaACCAATCTCCTACAATATGTTGTACAGTAGACAATCAATCAAATGATGAAATAATTCTTATTCTTGATCTTGTGTAATTATAATACCAATCCAATTTTGACAATCTGATCTAGCATATTTGCTATATTCGACATGTCGGTTCGTTCGCTCGGATTTTCTCTCAGAGCAACCTCTGCTACATCTGCAAGCTTAAGAAGTGGCTCAACATTTCTTGGTAGAGCCACATTCCTATCAATAATGGCAGCAGCTCTTCCCATTCTTATAAATGGAAGTGCCCATTCGACAATGCCTGGAGGATTATAGTCCCTATCGTAAGCTTTTCTTCCACTTAATATTTCAAGCAGAACGACACCAAAATCGTAGACATCGCTCAATATATCTCCGTTTACATCCTTGTCGCTACTGCTCAAAAGTCCAAAATCGGAAATTCTCGCTCCCCAATCAGAATCTAGCAGAATGTTCGAAGTTTTCACATTGCGGTGAACAATTGGAGGCATGACTTCGTTATGAAGGTACTCTAGTCCTCTCGCGGCCTGCAAAGAGATTTTCAACCGCAGGTTCCAATCAAGAGGCGAGAGTTCACCACGAAGATGATCGTGAAGCGTTCCGTGATGCATGAGCTCGTAAACTAGCAACCTTTCTCCCATTTCAGCACAATAACCCAATAAGTTCACAATATTGTTATGTCTTATACTGCATAGAATTTCAAGCTCTGCTTCGAATTCACGAGTGTTAGTGTGTATAATAGTTGCAGCATTAGCTCTTTTAACTGCAACTTGTCTACCATCAGTAAGAATAGCTTTGTAAACGAAACCAAAGCTTCCTCTTCCGAGCTCATTGAACTCCTTGAATCCGTGTGTCGCGTCTTTCAGTTCTGAAAGCCGGAATACTTGAGTCTCTCCGATACAAGTGGTTACGGAGAGAGGAGGTGGTGGATTTAGGTCCGGGTCAGCCTCCACTACAGGCTTCGCTAGACAAAAACTACACCTTTGTTTTTTGTTTCCTTGATCTTTGGCTTTCCGGGGGAAAAGACACCAACCAATTAAAACAAGGACCGATACGGATAACAAAGACAAGCCAATGATAATTGctaatttctttatttcttgCTGGTCCGTATTAAAACCCGATGGAGATGGAATTCCACAGACATCCCAGCATGAACTATTTTGACAAAGTGAACAGGCAGTACATAATCTATCTGCATTCTCACTACACATACTCGAAGAGAAGTAGCCTCGCGAGCAATTCGTTCCGCAAGGCAAGCAAATCTTCAGCTCTTTCCGTACACATAAGTTAGTCAACTCCGGTTCATTCAGCAAACTCGCGTTGAATGCAAATTTACCATTAGGACACGAGCCTAGTGAACAGACTCCGGGATTACATAACTGCAGAGGAGGGCTATAATCCGGAATCGACTTCCTTTGAACACTCCAACAATCAAGAACTAAATCAACTTCTCTAACACCACAAGTAGTGAAATCTGATGAAGCAATAGTCATAAAACCAGAACCTTTCGGAACTGACGAAAGATCAACATTTCCCCAACAATGAACTTCATGATTATCTTCGCGGATTCCGCAGAAATGACGGGATCCTGCTGTTAGATCCACAAATCTAGTTCTCAAGAGTGGAGCACCAAACTCATTAGAATCACCCCAGCATTCTACTTCTCTAGATGCATTTCTAATCCCACAAACCGAGTTCCTACTCGAAGCTAAAATCTCAAAATAACCAGAATTATCAGGAACTCCCAAATTAGCTGATCTGGGACCCCAACAAATCACACTACCTTCCTTAGTACTTACACCACAACTAAATCCATCACCAGAAACAATCCTCTTAAAAACAAGACTATCAACGTACgaattacgaaacgaatcaaatgTTTGATTAAACTCCCAACAATCTACACTACCATATTCTACACTAGAAAAGTAAGATCCTTTAATAGCACAAGCATGATATCTACCAAGTGCTATTTGTGCATAAGAATTGGATCTGAAACTTGCTGGAACAAGATTTGTACCTGGATTTAACAAGCTAAAACAGAATGCTTGAGAAGTGTTCGATGTAATGCCGCAAAGAACGCCTTCGCCGCCGGAGAGTGATGCCATTGGTGGGAGGGAATTAAAATATGAAGTTGAAGTGGAAACTGAAAAGTTACCACCTTTATCCCAACATATAATTTCTTGCTTCCCACCAGCATCAATGGCGCAAAAGAATCCATTTGGGCCAAATGCAGCTGCTACTGAACCTGATGATCCATACCCAAGAGCAGCAACAGGCAATAATATAAGcaaagaaaatagaaaaagatatGATCTTTGAAGTGGCATTGTCTACTATATGTTATTGAGATAACTAGGtacctaggtagcacggacacccGATTCGGAAACGTGTTGTATGCTCGTTTCGAACACGAAACTTCAATTTTAgcataggaaaccttaaaataacgcGGTTTCGCCGTACGTGAGTGCAAGTGTCCAGGTTTCTGtgtccgtttccgtgctacctagctgGATAGTATGAATGTTTCTTACAAGCTTTAGAGGTTGAAGATGGAATTTTGTGATGATTTGGAGGTGTTTTTGAGATGGGGATTGGCCATTTTTATGTGAGGGAAGAGTGGAGATTCAGACAGTTATAAGTCAAAGTGAGGGATGTGGTCTGACTCAGGTTTAGGCAGTTAATTTGATGTAACTGTAATTTAAAAATGACAGGTCTACCTGTCATTATTTCCACTTTGGTTGACTTGACTACCATTTTTGTCCTTGTTTGGGATTCAATTTAgcttaaaaaaattggaatctTTTTCTGGAAATCATTTTTGCATcagttttaaacaaaaatttggAAACCTTTTTTTGTTTGCATGAGTTATTTTTTAGGACATGCTTCAGATAGAATTCTAAATTTTTTGGCCATTTAAACATTTCTCAACTCTTATGTTTCAATaagaaaaaatcatttattaaaaTCACTCTGCTACTAATATAATTCACACTTGCATTGCTATTGTTTCAAGATTAAAGTAATTTGTTAGAACTTTATGATTTTACAGTTAAAatccataaaaaataaaacaagggactaaatcgttaaaaaattaaaaggaataGACTAAATtattggaaaaataaaataaagggcCACAATTATGCACCatatactaaattttaatagtaAGTCATATAATTCTATGAAAATATGTTAATGTTTACATTATTAAAAGTAAGAGATCGCATCGTTTGATCATATAATAAAAAAGGTGTAAGTGTGAATgatcataaatattataaagAGTGAGAGTAAAGggtactatttttagaataagaATTACTCTTAATAAAGCAAAACTTATATTTTGacaaaatagttttttttttacagaaaaaaataaaattgacacaTTAAAATAAGGATTAATCTTAATGAAAGCTCAAAGCTGCAAATACTTAGAAAAATATATCCATGTGGATGTGAATTTGGCTGAAATTTGTTATTGTACTAATCTGTACTTGCTTTGACCCTATAAGTAAACAAATGGTAACATTGAGTAAAAGCTAGATGAATCAAAACAAGCAAGAGACAGAAATGAAATCTTGAACAGAACCAGGCTGTATAAAATGTATTGTGGGGAGATTACACCGGCTAATGTAGGACCTTGTAACTCTGGCTTTCTGTCTTCATGTCTCCAAAGTTCCAACCCCTAATTTGCACATTAAACAACTAAACCCCATCCCCAATCCGCAAAGATGAGTTGATTATAAGACGTTCTTCTCGTTTAGGTGAGATTGCGAGTTCAAACAATACTCTTGTATGCAGTTATTTAAGATTTGGAGTTAAGTTTTACCTCCCGTTAGTGGCGGAGCTTGACTATAATTTTTGGAGGGGCTAAATTAGATGTTCAAGAATATAATTTTTGGAGGGGCTAAATTAGATGTTCAAGAAGATCC includes:
- the LOC126659723 gene encoding serine/threonine-protein kinase-like protein CCR2 → MPLQRSYLFLFSLLILLPVAALGYGSSGSVAAAFGPNGFFCAIDAGGKQEIICWDKGGNFSVSTSTSYFNSLPPMASLSGGEGVLCGITSNTSQAFCFSLLNPGTNLVPASFRSNSYAQIALGRYHACAIKGSYFSSVEYGSVDCWEFNQTFDSFRNSYVDSLVFKRIVSGDGFSCGVSTKEGSVICWGPRSANLGVPDNSGYFEILASSRNSVCGIRNASREVECWGDSNEFGAPLLRTRFVDLTAGSRHFCGIREDNHEVHCWGNVDLSSVPKGSGFMTIASSDFTTCGVREVDLVLDCWSVQRKSIPDYSPPLQLCNPGVCSLGSCPNGKFAFNASLLNEPELTNLCVRKELKICLPCGTNCSRGYFSSSMCSENADRLCTACSLCQNSSCWDVCGIPSPSGFNTDQQEIKKLAIIIGLSLLSVSVLVLIGWCLFPRKAKDQGNKKQRCSFCLAKPVVEADPDLNPPPPLSVTTCIGETQVFRLSELKDATHGFKEFNELGRGSFGFVYKAILTDGRQVAVKRANAATIIHTNTREFEAELEILCSIRHNNIVNLLGYCAEMGERLLVYELMHHGTLHDHLRGELSPLDWNLRLKISLQAARGLEYLHNEVMPPIVHRNVKTSNILLDSDWGARISDFGLLSSSDKDVNGDILSDVYDFGVVLLEILSGRKAYDRDYNPPGIVEWALPFIRMGRAAAIIDRNVALPRNVEPLLKLADVAEVALRENPSERTDMSNIANMLDQIVKIGLVL